Proteins found in one Mycteria americana isolate JAX WOST 10 ecotype Jacksonville Zoo and Gardens chromosome 8, USCA_MyAme_1.0, whole genome shotgun sequence genomic segment:
- the IRF8 gene encoding interferon regulatory factor 8, with protein sequence MCDRNGGRRLRQWLIEQIDSELYPGLIWENEEKTMFRIPWKHAGKQDYNQEVDASIFKAWAVFKGKFKEGDKAEPATWKTRLRCALNKSPDFEEVTDRSQLDISEPYKVYRIVPEEEQKCKAGIANGSSLTDATEMDCSSSAIDDLIKEPPSVDEYLGIIKRSPSPPQETCRNPLIPDWWVQQPSPALPLMNGYSGYEQHHSGYSQMVISFYYGGRLVGHITTSCTEGCRISLSQPSSHGEKLYAPDALEHVQFPSADAIQNDRQKQITRKLFGHLERGVLLHSNKQGIFIKRLCQGRVFWSGNTMVYKDRPNKLDRDEVVKIFDTNLFFRELQQFYNNQGRFPDSRIMLCFGEEFPDAVPLRCKLILVQVEQLCVRQVVEEAGKTCSSGPMLPIADETQHDQVYRIFQDICATHQRPLFRENQQIAV encoded by the exons ATGTGTGACCGCAACGGTGGGCGGCGGCTCCGGCAATGGCTTATCGAGCAGATCGACAGCGAGCTGTACCCTGGGCTCATCTGGGAGAATGAGGAGAAAACCATGTTTCGCATCCCGTGGAAACACGCCGGGAAGCAGGACTACAACCAGGAGGTGGATGCCTCTATTTTCAAG GCCTGGGCTGTTTTCAAAGGCAAGTTCAAAGAAGGTGACAAAGCAGAGCCGGCCACGTGGAAGACACGACTGCGCTGTGCCTTGAACAAGAGCCCTGACTTTGAGGAGGTGACAGACAGGTCCCAGCTGGACATCTCTGAGCCCTACAAGGTCTACAGGATCGTGccggaggaggaacagaaat GCAAAGCGGGCATTGCCAACGGGAGCAGCCTGACTGATGCCACAGAGATGGACTGCAGTTCCTCTGCGATCGATGACCTCATTAAAGAG CCCCCCAGTGTAGATGAATACCTGGGGATCATCAAGAGAAGCCCCTCACCACCCCAGGAGACCTGCAGAAACCCTCTGATACCTGACTGGTGGGTGCAGCAACCCAGCCCTG CGTTGCCCCTGATGAACGGATACTCGGGCTACGAGCAGCATCATTCGG GTTACTCCCAGATGGTGATCAGCTTCTACTACGGTGGGAGGCTGGTGGGCCACATCACCACCTCGTGCACCGAGGGCTGCCGGATCTCGCTCAGCCAGCCCTCCAGCCACGGCGAGAAGCTGTATGCCCCAGATGCCCTGGAGCACGTGCAGTTCCCCTCAGCTGATGCCATCCAGAATGACCGCCAGAAGCAGATCACCAGGAAGCTCTTTGGGCACCTGGAGAGGGGTGTCCTGCTGCACAGCAACAAGCAGGGCATCTTCATCAagaggctgtgccagggcagggtcTTCTGGAGCGGGAACACCATGGTCTACAAGGACAGGCCCAACAAACTGGACCGGGATGAGGTGGTGAAGATATTTGACACCAACTTATTCTTCAGAG agctgcagcagttttACAATAACCAGGGCCGCTTCCCGGACAGCAGAATCATGCTGTGCTTCGGAGAGGAGTTCCCGGATGCCGTGCCCCTGCGGTGTAAACTCATCCTTGTCCAG GTGGAGCAGCTGTGTGTCAGGCAGGTGGTGGAGGAGGCTGGGAAGACCTGCAGCAGCGGCCCCATGCTGCCCATAGCTGATGAGACACAGCATGACCAGGTATACAGGATCTTCCAGGACATCTGTGCAACGCACCAGCGGCCACTCTTCAGAGAAAACCAACAGATTGCTGTCTGA
- the LOC142413654 gene encoding dual specificity protein phosphatase 22-A-like, with translation MGSGMSKVVKGLYLGNIRDSEDRENLLRNGVTHILSVHSRAEPVLEDMTYLCISASDSSSQNLLQHFKECIKFIHECRLSGGGCLIHCLAGVSRSTTILVAYLMTVTELGWEGCLAATKAVRSYVSPNFGFQQQLQEYEATLLQEYRAWIRRDYGRNPFEDQEELQCLLAQQEQRQKEQQLGSRESSWLRSPAPTYPLPCHAGGTGRSRWMNR, from the exons ATGGGGAGTGGAATGAGCAAG GTTGTCAAAGGCCTCTACCTCGGGAACATCCGCG ACTCTGAGGACCGGGAAAACCTGCTGAGGAACGGGGTGACGCACATCCTCTCCGTCCACAGCAGGGCCGAGCCGGTGCTGGAG GACATGACCTATCTCTGTATCTCAGCCTCGGATTCATCCAGTCAAAACCT GCTGCAGCATTTTAAGGAGTGCATCAAGTTCATCCACGAGTGCCGGCTCAGTGGGGGAGGCTGCCTCATCCATTG cctggctggggtCTCCCGCAGCACCACCATCCTGGTGGCTTACCTCATGACGGTGACCGAGCTCGGCTGGGAGGGCTGCCTGGCCGCCACCAAGGCCGTGCGGTCCTACGTCAGCCCCAACTTtggcttccagcagcagctgcaggagtaCGAGGCGACTTTGCTACAGGAG TATCGCGCCTGGATCCGCCGCGACTATGGCAGGAACCCGTTCGAGGACCAGGAGGAGCTGCAGTGCTTGCTGGcccagcaggagcagaggcagaaggagcagcagctggggagcagggagagctccTGGCTCCGCTCTCCAGCTCCCACCTACCCGCTCCCCTGCCACGCAGGTGGCACCGGCAGAAGCAGATGGATGAACAGATAA